Proteins encoded by one window of Phycisphaerae bacterium:
- a CDS encoding GspE/PulE family protein yields the protein MKYPPFLISPLWLTVLVGLMYLWLHCVAGLSKRLTSQNRSAPYLNLLIILTGPFAWLGWWGKNHRLHTSEGWKELASNIQAFVRRGWVGRRYEDDVITVLARADGTAAAGLSRGSGRGSEPMALTLARQIIDWAVDLRASDILMDPKPDQSYELRYRVDGLLREPQRIERETALATLNCFKILADMNIAERRRAQDGSLLAYYNDREIKLRVATAGTVYGEKIVIRVLDAAVGLFRLDQLGLSQTQMDRLRGQIHRAHSMLLICGPTGSGKSTTLYAAINELGNTGRNIITIEDPIEYALPIASQTAINPKADITFASQLRHVLRQSPDVIMVGEIRDAETARIALQASETGHLVFSTLHSNDAVTGLIRLIELGIEPHTISASVNCLMSQRLVRRLCTKCRARTSISTRLKREADQRRIPLGNIYEPVGCPACDGTGYSGREGIFEMLEMSPALGEQLATRPTMNALFGVARTAGMTTIRQHGIAKVLNGTTSVAEVVRVTVFR from the coding sequence ATGAAGTACCCCCCCTTCCTCATAAGTCCGCTCTGGCTCACCGTGCTGGTCGGCCTGATGTACCTCTGGCTGCACTGCGTCGCCGGCCTCAGCAAGCGGCTGACCTCGCAAAACCGCTCCGCACCTTACCTGAACCTGCTCATCATCTTGACCGGCCCGTTTGCCTGGCTCGGTTGGTGGGGCAAAAACCATCGGCTGCATACCTCTGAGGGTTGGAAGGAACTTGCCTCAAACATTCAGGCATTTGTCCGGCGCGGCTGGGTCGGCCGCAGGTATGAGGACGATGTCATTACCGTGCTGGCGCGCGCCGACGGGACGGCGGCAGCCGGCCTGTCCCGCGGATCAGGACGCGGCAGCGAGCCGATGGCCCTGACCTTGGCTCGGCAGATCATCGACTGGGCCGTTGACTTGCGCGCATCCGACATCCTCATGGACCCCAAGCCCGATCAGAGTTATGAGCTCCGCTATCGCGTCGACGGCCTCCTTCGCGAGCCCCAGCGGATCGAGCGCGAAACGGCCCTGGCTACGCTGAACTGCTTTAAGATTCTGGCGGACATGAATATCGCCGAACGCCGCCGCGCACAGGACGGCTCACTGCTGGCTTACTACAACGATCGCGAGATCAAGCTCCGCGTCGCCACCGCGGGAACCGTGTACGGCGAGAAAATCGTCATCCGCGTTCTCGACGCTGCCGTCGGCCTGTTTCGCCTTGACCAGCTCGGCCTCTCCCAGACGCAGATGGATCGGCTCCGCGGCCAGATCCACCGGGCACACAGCATGCTCCTCATCTGCGGCCCCACCGGCAGCGGCAAAAGCACCACCCTTTACGCCGCCATCAACGAACTCGGCAACACCGGCCGCAACATCATCACCATCGAGGATCCCATCGAATACGCGCTTCCCATCGCCAGCCAGACGGCCATCAACCCCAAGGCCGACATTACCTTTGCCAGCCAGCTTCGCCACGTCTTGAGACAATCCCCCGACGTTATCATGGTCGGCGAGATCCGCGACGCCGAGACCGCCAGGATAGCACTCCAGGCCTCCGAAACCGGACATCTCGTGTTCTCGACTCTCCATTCGAATGACGCCGTGACCGGGCTCATCCGTCTGATTGAACTGGGCATCGAGCCGCATACCATCTCCGCATCCGTGAATTGCCTGATGTCTCAACGCCTGGTTCGCAGGCTTTGCACCAAATGTCGGGCCCGAACCTCGATTTCCACTCGTCTCAAGCGGGAGGCCGACCAGCGACGTATCCCGCTGGGCAACATCTACGAGCCCGTCGGCTGCCCGGCGTGTGACGGAACCGGCTACAGCGGCCGCGAGGGCATTTTCGAGATGCTCGAAATGTCGCCGGCCCTCGGAGAGCAACTGGCTACCCGGCCCACGATGAACGCCCTTTTCGGCGTCGCACGAACCGCCGGCATGACCACGATCAGGCAGCACGGCATCGCCAAGGTGCTGAACGGCACGACCAGCGTGGCCGAGGTTGTTCGCGTAACGGTGTTTCGATGA